Proteins from a single region of Pseudarthrobacter sp. NIBRBAC000502772:
- a CDS encoding glycosyltransferase family 1 protein, which yields MKIVIDARFTRTDHHDGISRYGASLIAATAKVADVSMLISDTRQLALLPDVPYTLINSPLSPLELFVARRINPLGADVVVCPMQTMGSWGRKYGLVLTLHDLIYYEHPAPPGFLPAPVRVLWRLYHKAFWPQRVLLNRADTVATISRTTEALMAKYRLTKRPVRIISNAPQPAQESRDPAAGADHSLVYMGSFMPYKNVETMVAGMSELPDFTLHLLSRITAERRAELEIMVPPGATVVFHNGVTDDEYAVLLKRATALVSLSRAEGYGLPLVEAMALGTPVIASDIPIFREVGGDAATYVDPASPAEFAAAVQKLRDDAHWQQVSRRSVARAQGFSWDESAQQLVDVAHDIMARRSR from the coding sequence GTGAAGATAGTCATCGATGCACGATTCACCCGGACCGATCATCACGACGGCATCAGCCGTTACGGGGCCAGCCTCATCGCCGCCACGGCAAAGGTGGCCGACGTCTCCATGCTTATCAGCGACACGCGCCAACTGGCGCTGCTCCCGGATGTTCCGTACACGCTGATCAACAGTCCGCTGTCCCCGCTGGAGCTGTTCGTGGCCCGCAGGATCAACCCGCTCGGCGCCGATGTTGTGGTGTGCCCCATGCAGACCATGGGCAGCTGGGGGCGCAAGTACGGCCTGGTCCTGACCCTGCACGACCTCATCTACTACGAGCACCCCGCTCCCCCGGGATTCCTGCCGGCGCCCGTCCGCGTGCTCTGGCGGCTCTACCACAAGGCATTCTGGCCGCAGCGCGTCCTCCTCAACCGGGCGGACACCGTTGCCACCATCAGCCGGACCACGGAAGCGCTGATGGCCAAGTACCGGCTCACCAAGAGGCCCGTGCGGATCATCAGCAACGCCCCGCAGCCCGCCCAGGAATCGCGTGATCCCGCCGCCGGGGCGGACCATTCGCTGGTGTACATGGGCTCGTTTATGCCCTACAAAAACGTTGAAACAATGGTGGCTGGCATGTCCGAGCTGCCAGATTTCACCCTGCACCTGCTGAGCAGGATCACCGCCGAGCGCCGGGCCGAGCTGGAGATCATGGTGCCGCCGGGTGCCACAGTGGTCTTCCACAACGGGGTCACCGATGACGAATATGCCGTCCTGCTCAAGCGCGCCACCGCACTGGTGAGCCTCTCCCGCGCCGAAGGCTACGGTCTTCCGCTGGTGGAGGCCATGGCCCTCGGCACGCCGGTCATCGCCAGCGACATCCCGATTTTCCGCGAGGTGGGCGGCGACGCGGCAACCTACGTTGATCCCGCATCCCCGGCAGAGTTCGCCGCGGCCGTGCAGAAACTGCGGGACGACGCCCACTGGCAACAGGTGTCCCGGCGTTCCGTGGCACGTGCGCAGGGGTTCAGCTGGGACGAATCCGCGCAGCAGCTGGTGGACGTGGCCCACGACATCATGGCGCGGCGCAGCCGCTGA
- the rpoZ gene encoding DNA-directed RNA polymerase subunit omega: protein MSTNLEGIINPPIDSLLKAADSKYGLVIFGAKRARQINAYYAQLHEGLFEYVGPLVDTKLNEKSLSIALREINEGKLVSTPIEAAE from the coding sequence GTGTCCACGAACCTTGAAGGCATCATCAACCCGCCGATCGACTCACTGCTTAAGGCAGCTGATTCCAAGTACGGCCTGGTGATCTTCGGTGCCAAGCGTGCACGTCAGATCAACGCTTACTACGCCCAGCTGCACGAGGGCCTGTTCGAGTACGTCGGCCCCCTGGTCGACACCAAGCTGAACGAGAAGTCGCTGTCCATCGCCCTGCGCGAAATCAACGAAGGCAAGCTCGTTTCCACGCCGATCGAAGCCGCAGAGTAA
- the gmk gene encoding guanylate kinase, with product MSKKPGLTVLAGPTAVGKGTVSTYIRDNYPEVWLSVSATTRAPRPGEQDGVHYFFKSKEEFESLVAAGEFLEWAVVHGQNTYGTLRSSVDQAIAAGRSVLLEIDLQGARQVKQAVPDAQFVFLAPPSWDEMVRRLVGRGTETEQEQQQRLETAKLELAAEPEFNHTVINDDVRRAADELVSLMGLTPHPH from the coding sequence GTGAGCAAGAAACCGGGACTGACAGTCCTCGCAGGTCCGACGGCTGTTGGCAAAGGCACCGTGTCCACCTACATCCGGGATAACTACCCCGAAGTCTGGCTTTCCGTATCGGCCACCACCCGTGCTCCGCGGCCCGGTGAGCAGGATGGCGTCCACTACTTCTTCAAGTCCAAGGAAGAGTTCGAGTCGCTCGTTGCGGCCGGCGAGTTCCTGGAATGGGCCGTAGTCCACGGCCAGAACACCTACGGCACGCTGCGGAGTTCCGTGGACCAGGCCATCGCGGCCGGCAGGTCCGTCCTGCTGGAGATCGATCTGCAGGGTGCGCGCCAGGTCAAGCAGGCCGTTCCTGACGCCCAGTTTGTGTTCCTGGCGCCGCCCAGCTGGGACGAAATGGTCCGCCGACTGGTGGGTCGCGGCACGGAAACCGAGCAGGAGCAGCAGCAGCGGCTGGAAACAGCTAAACTGGAACTTGCCGCTGAACCGGAGTTTAACCACACCGTCATCAATGATGACGTTCGCCGGGCAGCGGACGAGCTTGTTTCACTCATGGGGCTGACCCCGCACCCGCACTAG
- the metK gene encoding methionine adenosyltransferase — protein MTLPLHIPHTHGATPSALRLFTSESVTEGHPDKICDQISDAILDALLAADPESRVAVETMATTGLVHVAGEVTTDAYVEIPQIVRETILGIGYDSSANGFDGARCGVSVSIGQQSNDIAGGVFNSLEAREGRQEDDYDLQGAGDQGLMFGYASDETPSYMPVPIWIAHRLSERLTEVRKSGELSYLRPDGKTQVTIGYDKDVPVSVETVVISSQHAAGTSLDRLRADLAAFVIKPVLAAANLDISRAANILNPAGEFVIGGPVGDAGLTGRKIIVDTYGGMARHGGGAFSGKDPSKVDRSAAYAMRWVAKNVVAAGLAKRAEIQIAYAIGQARPVGTYVETFGTETVDPARISAAIAEIFDLRPRAIIDALDLKRPIYAKTAAHGHFGRDDPDFTWERLDRVEDLKAFFNA, from the coding sequence GTGACTTTACCGCTGCACATTCCCCACACCCACGGGGCCACGCCCTCCGCCCTCCGGCTCTTCACGTCCGAGTCGGTCACTGAAGGCCACCCGGACAAGATCTGCGACCAGATCAGTGACGCCATCCTGGATGCACTGCTCGCCGCGGACCCCGAGTCCCGCGTCGCCGTGGAGACCATGGCCACCACCGGCCTGGTCCACGTTGCCGGTGAGGTCACTACCGACGCCTACGTCGAAATCCCGCAGATCGTCCGCGAAACCATCCTCGGCATCGGCTACGACTCCTCGGCCAACGGCTTTGACGGTGCCCGCTGCGGCGTCTCCGTCTCCATCGGACAGCAGTCCAACGACATCGCCGGGGGTGTCTTCAACTCCCTCGAAGCCCGCGAAGGCCGCCAGGAGGACGACTACGACCTCCAGGGCGCCGGCGACCAAGGCCTGATGTTCGGGTACGCGAGCGACGAAACCCCGTCCTACATGCCGGTGCCGATCTGGATCGCGCACCGCCTGTCCGAACGCCTCACCGAGGTGCGCAAGTCCGGCGAACTGTCCTACCTCCGCCCCGACGGCAAGACCCAGGTCACCATCGGCTACGACAAGGACGTCCCGGTTTCCGTCGAAACCGTCGTCATCTCCAGCCAGCACGCCGCAGGCACCAGCCTGGACCGGCTGCGCGCGGACCTCGCCGCCTTTGTTATTAAGCCCGTCTTGGCTGCAGCCAACCTGGACATTTCCCGGGCTGCCAACATCCTGAACCCGGCCGGTGAGTTTGTCATCGGCGGGCCCGTCGGTGACGCCGGCCTGACCGGACGCAAGATCATCGTGGACACCTACGGTGGCATGGCCCGCCACGGCGGCGGCGCCTTCTCGGGCAAGGACCCCTCCAAGGTGGACCGTTCCGCTGCCTACGCCATGCGCTGGGTTGCCAAGAACGTCGTGGCGGCCGGACTGGCAAAGCGCGCCGAGATCCAGATTGCCTACGCCATCGGCCAGGCCCGCCCCGTGGGTACGTACGTCGAGACCTTCGGCACCGAGACAGTGGACCCGGCCAGGATCAGCGCCGCCATCGCGGAGATCTTCGACCTCCGCCCGCGTGCCATCATCGACGCCCTGGACCTCAAGCGTCCCATCTACGCCAAGACCGCCGCGCACGGACACTTCGGCCGTGACGATCCCGACTTCACCTGGGAGCGCCTGGACCGGGTGGAGGACCTGAAGGCCTTCTTCAACGCGTAG
- a CDS encoding primosomal protein N' — translation MASDESVPPGAVQLSLLQGFPAKARPSGPPLAAHLPVARVLVETPLPHLDRPFDYSVPAELDGAAQAGVRVKVSFNGQDLSGIIIERTEESDAGHTLVPLQKVVSPVVVLTPAVRDLVSAVAARYAGTVSDVLRVAVPPRMARLEKDFLSVPAAEPASPEPPADAGALTGQDVPDGIEADWAGYRNGPAFVRHLRDGGSPRAVFNPLQGFGPAAWPHLLATAVAAVRASGRGAVVVVPDYRDLDQLEKALLAVLPADDIARLTSDDGPTPRYRNFLRLLAGSARVAIGTRSAAFAPVRDLGLVACWDDGDDLHIEQRAPYAHARDVLLLRADQEGTACLMAGHSRSTELQRLVEAGWAMPVEADRAFARRTVPRVLNTADSFEQERDPLALVARLPGAAWRAAKDGLERGPVLVQVARAGYAPSLVCETCREPARCQACQGPLALAGASGSSAVPQCRWCSTPAPEWQCAHCAGHKLRKGATGVLRTAEELGRAFPGKTVITSSGGNIKAGVGSAKALVVATVGAEPVAEGGYAAALLLDGDSLLRRENLRAGEDTVRRWFNAAALVRPASDGGLVVITATESVAVGALLRWDPAGYARRELELRMELQLPPAVRIASVTGPRAAVVHFSGTVEKELAAAGVTLRTAGPAPLVLTGPAAAGGAGGAQGAGEDARTLLFFAYGQAATVTRVLRATKAAAAAKRTTEPVQVRLDGVDVL, via the coding sequence ATGGCCTCTGATGAGTCTGTCCCTCCCGGCGCCGTCCAGTTGTCGCTGCTGCAGGGCTTCCCGGCGAAGGCCAGGCCGTCCGGGCCCCCGCTGGCCGCGCACCTTCCGGTGGCCAGGGTCCTCGTGGAGACGCCGCTGCCGCATCTGGACCGGCCTTTCGACTACAGCGTGCCGGCCGAACTGGACGGGGCCGCACAGGCCGGCGTCCGGGTAAAGGTCAGCTTCAACGGCCAGGACCTGTCCGGGATCATCATTGAACGGACTGAAGAATCCGACGCCGGCCACACCCTGGTGCCCCTGCAGAAGGTGGTCTCTCCCGTCGTCGTCCTGACGCCGGCTGTCCGGGACCTGGTGTCCGCCGTCGCGGCCCGGTATGCGGGCACGGTCAGTGACGTCCTTCGCGTCGCGGTGCCTCCGCGCATGGCGAGGCTCGAGAAGGACTTCCTCTCGGTGCCGGCAGCAGAGCCTGCGTCACCGGAACCGCCGGCCGACGCCGGGGCTTTGACCGGCCAGGACGTCCCTGACGGGATAGAAGCAGACTGGGCCGGTTACCGCAACGGCCCGGCATTTGTCCGCCACCTGAGGGACGGCGGATCCCCACGGGCGGTCTTCAACCCGCTCCAGGGATTCGGCCCGGCAGCTTGGCCGCATCTGCTGGCAACGGCCGTGGCAGCAGTCCGTGCCTCCGGCCGCGGCGCCGTGGTGGTGGTGCCGGACTACCGGGACCTGGACCAGCTGGAAAAGGCGCTCCTGGCGGTGCTGCCCGCCGACGATATCGCCCGGCTGACGTCCGACGACGGCCCCACCCCCCGCTACCGGAACTTCCTGCGCCTCCTTGCCGGGTCCGCGCGCGTAGCCATCGGCACGCGCTCGGCAGCGTTTGCCCCGGTCCGGGATCTGGGCCTGGTTGCCTGCTGGGACGACGGCGACGACCTCCACATCGAACAGCGTGCACCGTACGCCCATGCCCGCGACGTGCTGCTGCTGCGCGCGGACCAGGAAGGCACAGCGTGCCTCATGGCCGGTCATTCCAGGAGCACGGAACTCCAGCGGCTGGTGGAGGCCGGCTGGGCCATGCCCGTTGAGGCCGATCGGGCGTTCGCACGACGGACCGTGCCCCGGGTGCTGAACACTGCGGACAGCTTCGAACAGGAACGCGACCCCCTAGCGCTGGTTGCGCGGCTTCCCGGTGCCGCGTGGCGGGCTGCCAAGGACGGGCTGGAACGTGGGCCCGTCCTGGTGCAGGTGGCCCGCGCCGGCTACGCGCCGTCGCTCGTCTGTGAGACGTGCCGCGAACCCGCCCGCTGCCAGGCCTGCCAGGGTCCCCTTGCCCTGGCCGGAGCCAGCGGCAGCTCCGCGGTCCCGCAGTGCCGCTGGTGCTCCACGCCGGCACCGGAGTGGCAGTGTGCCCATTGCGCGGGGCACAAGCTCCGTAAGGGCGCCACAGGCGTCCTGCGCACAGCCGAAGAGCTGGGCAGGGCATTTCCCGGAAAAACCGTCATTACGTCCTCGGGCGGCAACATCAAGGCCGGCGTTGGCAGCGCCAAGGCCTTGGTGGTGGCCACCGTCGGGGCCGAGCCCGTGGCGGAAGGCGGTTACGCAGCGGCGCTGCTCCTCGACGGCGACTCCCTGCTCCGCCGGGAGAACCTCCGCGCCGGGGAAGACACTGTGCGCCGTTGGTTCAACGCCGCGGCTTTGGTGCGCCCGGCGTCCGACGGCGGACTGGTGGTCATCACCGCGACGGAAAGTGTTGCTGTTGGCGCGCTGCTGCGGTGGGATCCGGCCGGGTACGCCCGGCGCGAGCTGGAACTCCGGATGGAACTCCAGCTGCCGCCGGCGGTCAGGATTGCCTCGGTCACCGGCCCCCGGGCCGCCGTCGTACATTTTTCCGGGACCGTGGAGAAGGAGCTGGCCGCCGCCGGCGTGACGCTGCGGACCGCAGGACCGGCTCCGCTGGTCCTCACCGGTCCAGCGGCCGCCGGGGGAGCCGGAGGTGCCCAGGGGGCCGGGGAGGACGCCCGGACCCTGCTGTTCTTCGCATACGGGCAGGCAGCCACTGTCACCCGGGTGTTACGTGCAACGAAGGCTGCGGCCGCCGCCAAGAGGACCACGGAACCGGTCCAGGTCAGGCTGGACGGCGTGGACGTCCTCTAG
- the coaBC gene encoding bifunctional phosphopantothenoylcysteine decarboxylase/phosphopantothenate--cysteine ligase CoaBC translates to MRIVLGVGGGIAAYKVASLLRLFTEAGHNVTVIPTEAATRFVGVATWEALSGNPVSNSVFDDVHQVNHVRLGHEADLIVVAPATADLLARAATGQANDLLTNTLLMASGPVLFAPAMHTEMWQHAATRANVETLRSRGVAVLEPASGRLTGTDSGPGRLPEPEAIFDAAMALAQGQSDYQLPLAGRTVTVSAGGTREPLDPVRFLGNRSSGKQGVALAVAARNAGATVRLIAAHMEVPAPAGVAVVTVETALELREAMLAAAADSDVVIMAAAVADFRPAEISGTKIKKRDDTADPVISLVRNPDILHELVEVRDHAPENQASRRSQLIVGFAAETGDGQGDVLTYAEAKLKRKGCDLLVVNHVGSDKVFGQDSNSVVILARSGAEPQLAAGTKTEVSAAVITRVGYELNHVSPRA, encoded by the coding sequence GTGCGCATAGTCCTCGGAGTCGGGGGAGGGATTGCGGCCTACAAGGTCGCATCGCTCCTCCGGCTTTTTACTGAAGCCGGCCACAATGTCACGGTGATTCCCACCGAGGCAGCCACCCGCTTTGTGGGTGTCGCCACGTGGGAGGCCCTGTCCGGGAACCCGGTCAGCAACAGCGTCTTCGACGACGTGCACCAGGTCAACCACGTCAGGCTCGGCCATGAGGCCGACCTCATTGTGGTGGCGCCCGCGACGGCCGATCTTTTGGCTCGGGCGGCCACCGGACAAGCCAATGACCTCCTCACCAACACGCTGCTTATGGCCAGCGGCCCGGTACTCTTTGCCCCCGCCATGCACACGGAGATGTGGCAGCACGCCGCCACCCGCGCCAACGTTGAAACGCTGCGGAGCAGGGGCGTGGCCGTCCTGGAACCGGCCAGCGGCCGGCTCACCGGCACCGACTCCGGTCCGGGCCGCCTGCCTGAGCCCGAAGCCATCTTCGACGCCGCCATGGCACTCGCCCAAGGCCAGTCCGATTACCAGCTTCCGCTGGCCGGGCGGACCGTCACAGTCAGTGCAGGCGGAACGCGGGAACCGCTGGACCCCGTCCGTTTCCTGGGCAACCGGTCCTCCGGTAAGCAGGGCGTGGCGCTGGCCGTCGCCGCCCGCAACGCGGGTGCCACGGTCCGCCTCATCGCCGCCCATATGGAGGTCCCGGCGCCGGCAGGGGTGGCCGTCGTGACCGTTGAGACCGCGCTGGAGTTGCGCGAGGCCATGCTGGCAGCCGCGGCGGATTCCGACGTCGTGATCATGGCTGCGGCCGTGGCGGACTTCCGCCCCGCCGAGATCTCCGGCACCAAGATCAAGAAACGTGATGACACCGCGGACCCCGTCATTTCCCTGGTCCGAAACCCGGACATCCTCCACGAACTGGTCGAGGTCCGGGACCACGCTCCCGAAAACCAAGCCAGCCGCCGGAGCCAGCTGATTGTGGGCTTCGCAGCAGAGACCGGTGACGGCCAGGGCGACGTCCTGACCTACGCGGAGGCAAAGCTCAAGCGCAAGGGCTGCGATCTCCTGGTGGTCAATCATGTGGGATCGGACAAGGTTTTTGGCCAGGACAGCAACTCGGTAGTCATCCTTGCCCGCTCCGGCGCCGAACCACAACTGGCCGCCGGTACCAAAACAGAGGTTTCGGCCGCCGTCATCACGCGGGTCGGCTATGAGCTGAACCACGTTTCGCCACGCGCCTGA